One genomic region from Mycobacterium basiliense encodes:
- a CDS encoding PPE family protein, whose product MDFGALPPEINSARMYAGAGAAPMMAAAAGWNRLAVELSTTAVSFESVITQLTTEQWMGPASMSMAAAAQPYLAWLTYTAESAARAGSQATASAAAFEAAFAATVPPAEVAANRAQLAMLVATNVLGQNTPAIAATEAQYGEMWAQDALAMYGYAASSAAAGTLNPLTTPSQIANPAGLASQAAAVSQAAASNTIGQVGLSNLITNLPNAIMGLSSPAAAVAASTGLDSVIQDITSVLGIPFVQNAINGAVNTAAWFVMAAVPNAVFLGHTLSAVEAVGAPAAADLAPALAPAASLRHAVTPAGYGGTPVSAGLGDASSVGKLSVPVEWSNAVPATTSGATALDGSGWAVPEEAGPIAAMPGAPGMAVAGKGAGGFAGPRYGFKPIVMPKQVVV is encoded by the coding sequence ATGGATTTCGGAGCATTACCCCCTGAGATCAACTCAGCACGCATGTATGCCGGCGCGGGCGCGGCACCGATGATGGCCGCCGCGGCCGGATGGAACCGGTTGGCGGTCGAGTTGAGCACTACGGCCGTATCCTTCGAGTCGGTGATCACCCAGCTGACCACCGAACAGTGGATGGGTCCGGCATCGATGTCGATGGCGGCCGCGGCCCAGCCGTATCTGGCTTGGCTGACCTACACCGCGGAATCAGCGGCGCGCGCGGGCTCGCAGGCCACGGCCTCCGCGGCCGCCTTCGAGGCGGCGTTTGCCGCCACCGTGCCTCCAGCGGAGGTCGCCGCCAACCGGGCGCAGTTGGCCATGCTGGTGGCCACCAACGTTCTGGGACAAAACACCCCCGCGATCGCGGCCACCGAGGCACAGTACGGCGAGATGTGGGCGCAGGATGCGCTGGCCATGTACGGGTACGCGGCATCGTCGGCGGCCGCCGGCACGCTCAACCCGTTGACCACGCCATCGCAGATCGCAAACCCTGCGGGGCTGGCCAGTCAGGCCGCCGCGGTCAGCCAAGCGGCCGCGTCCAACACCATCGGACAGGTCGGCCTGAGCAACCTGATCACCAACCTGCCCAACGCGATTATGGGGCTCTCGTCGCCGGCCGCCGCGGTTGCCGCGTCCACCGGACTGGACTCGGTCATCCAGGACATCACCAGCGTGCTTGGTATTCCCTTCGTGCAGAATGCCATCAACGGAGCGGTCAACACCGCGGCCTGGTTTGTGATGGCGGCCGTCCCGAACGCGGTCTTCCTCGGGCACACGCTCAGCGCGGTCGAGGCCGTGGGTGCACCCGCTGCCGCCGATCTTGCTCCGGCGCTTGCCCCCGCCGCCAGTTTGAGGCATGCCGTGACCCCGGCTGGCTACGGCGGCACGCCGGTCTCGGCGGGTCTGGGAGACGCCTCGTCGGTCGGCAAGCTGTCGGTTCCGGTGGAATGGTCCAATGCCGTTCCGGCTACGACTTCCGGCGCCACCGCTTTGGACGGCAGTGGTTGGGCGGTGCCTGAGGAGGCCGGACCAATCGCAGCGATGCCAGGCGCCCCGGGCATGGCCGTTGCCGGCAAGGGCGCCGGCGGTTTCGCCGGACCCCGGTACGGATTTAAGCCGATTGTCATGCCCAAGCAGGTCGTCGTATGA
- a CDS encoding PE-PGRS family protein gives MKPMVVAGAIATAIAAAPVAATVAAAGPATATTAITYVATNEPGGGGCDSNGNCGSGGVTGGPGGGPGGSGCVPGVGCGSGGQFTGPGGVPGGSGCIPGVGCGSGHA, from the coding sequence ATGAAACCAATGGTGGTGGCTGGGGCTATCGCTACCGCGATCGCTGCCGCACCAGTTGCCGCAACCGTTGCGGCAGCTGGCCCGGCGACGGCCACCACTGCGATCACCTATGTGGCCACGAATGAACCGGGCGGAGGCGGGTGCGATAGCAATGGCAACTGTGGCTCCGGCGGGGTGACCGGTGGCCCCGGTGGGGGTCCGGGTGGTAGCGGCTGCGTCCCGGGTGTCGGTTGCGGTTCCGGAGGCCAGTTCACCGGCCCCGGCGGCGTGCCGGGTGGTAGTGGCTGCATACCCGGCGTCGGATGCGGTTCCGGCCACGCGTAA
- a CDS encoding SDR family oxidoreductase translates to MTSLDLTGRTAIITGASRGIGLAIAQRLADAGANVVLTARTQEAAQAAASEVGDRALGVGAHAVDEDAARDCVDLALERFGGVDILINNAGTNPAFGPLIEQDHARFTKIFDVNLWAPLMWTSLVVKAWMGQHGGVVINTASIGGMHQAPAMGMYNATKAALIHVTKQLALELSPKVRVNAICPGVVRTRLAEALWKDHEDPLAATIALGRIGEPVDVADAVAFLVSDAASWMTGETMVIDGGLLLGDASGFRARPGGTP, encoded by the coding sequence ATGACCTCATTGGATCTGACCGGCCGCACGGCGATAATCACCGGCGCTTCCCGCGGAATCGGATTGGCCATTGCGCAGCGCCTGGCAGATGCGGGCGCCAACGTGGTGCTCACCGCCCGCACACAGGAGGCCGCCCAGGCGGCCGCCAGCGAGGTCGGCGACCGTGCGCTGGGTGTTGGTGCCCACGCGGTCGATGAAGATGCCGCGCGCGACTGTGTGGACCTGGCGCTAGAGCGTTTCGGCGGCGTGGACATCCTGATCAACAACGCCGGGACCAACCCGGCGTTTGGTCCGCTGATCGAGCAGGACCACGCGCGCTTCACCAAGATCTTCGATGTAAACCTGTGGGCACCGCTGATGTGGACGTCGCTTGTCGTCAAGGCATGGATGGGCCAGCATGGAGGTGTTGTGATCAACACGGCCTCGATCGGTGGCATGCATCAAGCGCCGGCCATGGGCATGTACAACGCCACCAAGGCCGCCTTGATTCACGTGACCAAACAACTTGCCCTGGAACTTTCGCCGAAGGTGCGAGTCAATGCGATCTGCCCAGGGGTGGTGCGCACCAGGCTTGCCGAAGCGCTCTGGAAGGACCACGAGGATCCGCTGGCAGCGACCATCGCACTGGGGCGAATCGGTGAACCGGTGGATGTGGCCGATGCGGTCGCCTTCTTGGTCTCGGATGCCGCGAGCTGGATGACTGGTGAGACAATGGTGATCGACGGTGGTCTGCTGCTGGGCGACGCCTCGGGATTCCGGGCGCGGCCGGGAGGCACACCGTGA
- a CDS encoding acyl-CoA dehydrogenase family protein: MSIADELEARVRTLLDEHDPAFSDPREFLGARFDAGLAWVHFPTGHGGLDLARTYQAQVDARLAAAGAPPAGGGRNIIGIGMAAPTIAAFGTEAQKDKFLRPLFTGEHLYCQLFSEPGAGSDLAAVATRAVRDAQHPDDWIVNGQKVWTSMAQHAQMAILVARTDPTVPKHVGLTYFLCDMTQPGIDIRPLRQITGEAEFNEVFLTDIRVPDANRLGPEGGGWRVATTTLNNERVAIGSRTGLPREGGMIGKLTETWRGEPALRNAAMHDEMMRLWVEAEVLRLSGERLRQQAASGQPGPEGAGMKVAFARLAQQISSLEMELHPESGLQYDDWTLRRPDTVDLTGRGAGYRYLRARGNSIEGGTSEILRNTISERVLGLPGEHRVDKTVAWQDLPR, from the coding sequence GTGAGCATCGCCGATGAGCTGGAAGCCCGGGTGCGGACTCTGCTCGACGAGCACGACCCGGCCTTCAGCGACCCTCGCGAATTCCTGGGCGCACGATTCGACGCCGGGCTGGCCTGGGTGCACTTTCCCACCGGACATGGCGGGCTCGATCTGGCACGCACCTACCAGGCGCAGGTCGACGCGCGACTGGCCGCCGCCGGCGCACCGCCGGCAGGTGGCGGCAGAAACATCATCGGAATCGGTATGGCGGCCCCAACGATTGCGGCGTTTGGAACCGAGGCGCAGAAGGATAAATTCCTGCGTCCGTTATTCACCGGCGAACACCTCTACTGCCAGCTGTTCAGCGAACCCGGTGCCGGCTCGGACCTGGCCGCCGTGGCGACCCGCGCCGTCCGGGATGCGCAGCATCCGGATGACTGGATCGTCAACGGGCAGAAGGTATGGACCTCAATGGCGCAGCACGCGCAGATGGCCATCCTCGTTGCGCGCACCGACCCGACCGTGCCCAAACACGTTGGCCTGACCTACTTCCTATGCGACATGACGCAGCCGGGTATTGACATCCGTCCGTTACGACAGATCACCGGTGAGGCGGAGTTCAACGAGGTGTTCCTCACCGATATCCGGGTTCCTGACGCGAACCGGCTCGGTCCGGAAGGCGGCGGCTGGCGCGTAGCGACCACCACCCTCAACAACGAGCGAGTCGCCATCGGATCCCGCACCGGCCTCCCCCGCGAGGGCGGGATGATCGGCAAGCTCACCGAGACGTGGCGCGGCGAACCCGCACTGCGTAACGCGGCCATGCACGACGAGATGATGCGGCTGTGGGTGGAGGCGGAAGTGCTCCGACTCAGTGGCGAACGTCTGCGTCAACAGGCCGCGTCCGGTCAGCCCGGACCGGAGGGTGCCGGCATGAAAGTGGCTTTTGCCCGTCTGGCGCAACAGATCTCGAGCTTAGAAATGGAATTGCACCCAGAATCGGGTTTGCAGTACGACGACTGGACGCTGCGCAGGCCCGACACCGTCGACTTGACAGGTCGCGGTGCCGGCTACCGCTATCTCCGGGCCCGTGGCAACTCGATTGAGGGCGGTACCTCGGAGATCCTGCGCAACACCATTTCCGAGCGGGTTCTGGGCCTGCCCGGCGAGCACCGCGTCGACAAGACCGTCGCGTGGCAGGACTTGCCTCGATGA
- a CDS encoding acyl-CoA dehydrogenase family protein produces the protein MTTANLLYSDTEEALRDSVRQLFADRCPAESVMRSYDSPPQDFSGVWRTLAAELGVAGLLVPESLGGAGASAREAAVVMEEIGRAVAPVPFLSSAVLATVALLGAGDTKMLPALAEGASTAALVVPLSAAPGDSVTGLSNGGDGLTGQVSGVAGAREADVLVVPVAGPNGLELHTVATDAAGVEVLPVLAFDMTRPLADVQFSGAASSRLGPADAALAEALQTGAALLASEQLGLARWCFDTTLAYAKERKQFGRAIGSYQAIKHRLADLWLEIGSATAAARYAADTAARRDDDAAVAAAMAQAYCSGVALHAAEECVQLHGGIGMTWEYPAHLYLKRAKSDQLALGTAYRHRTRLAKLVNLPVS, from the coding sequence ATGACCACCGCGAACCTGCTGTACTCCGACACCGAGGAGGCGTTGCGGGACAGTGTTCGGCAATTATTTGCCGACCGGTGTCCGGCGGAATCGGTGATGCGGTCCTATGATTCACCACCGCAAGACTTTTCGGGTGTCTGGCGCACGTTGGCGGCCGAGCTGGGAGTTGCCGGACTGTTGGTGCCCGAGTCGCTGGGCGGCGCCGGGGCCAGCGCTCGCGAGGCGGCCGTCGTTATGGAGGAGATTGGCCGGGCCGTCGCACCAGTGCCCTTCCTGTCCAGCGCGGTTCTCGCCACCGTGGCGCTCCTAGGGGCTGGCGACACGAAGATGCTGCCGGCGTTGGCCGAAGGTGCCAGCACCGCGGCACTGGTGGTGCCGTTGTCGGCCGCACCGGGTGATTCGGTCACCGGATTGAGCAATGGTGGCGATGGGCTGACCGGGCAGGTCAGCGGTGTGGCAGGTGCCCGAGAAGCCGATGTGCTGGTGGTGCCGGTGGCGGGTCCGAACGGGTTGGAGTTGCACACCGTGGCGACCGACGCCGCCGGTGTGGAGGTATTGCCGGTGTTGGCGTTCGACATGACTAGACCCCTTGCGGATGTGCAGTTTTCGGGTGCGGCGTCGTCACGACTGGGGCCGGCGGACGCCGCGCTGGCCGAGGCGCTTCAGACGGGAGCGGCGTTGCTGGCGTCCGAACAGCTCGGGCTTGCGCGGTGGTGTTTTGACACGACATTGGCCTACGCCAAGGAACGCAAACAGTTCGGCCGCGCGATCGGCTCCTATCAGGCGATCAAGCATCGACTGGCAGATCTGTGGCTGGAGATCGGTTCGGCGACCGCGGCGGCCCGCTACGCCGCCGACACCGCCGCCCGGCGCGACGACGATGCCGCCGTCGCCGCTGCCATGGCGCAGGCCTACTGCAGCGGAGTTGCGCTACATGCTGCCGAGGAGTGTGTGCAGTTACATGGCGGCATCGGGATGACCTGGGAATATCCTGCACACCTTTATCTGAAGCGGGCCAAGAGCGATCAGTTGGCGCTGGGCACCGCCTACCGGCACCGCACTCGGCTGGCCAAGTTGGTCAACCTGCCGGTGAGCTGA